GCCCCGTGGGACTGTTCGTGGAGCAGGGGCGGGAAGAACGTCCGATTGTGACCTCCGAGGGGCCGGGCAATTTCGGCCTGCTGCCGAACGGGGTTTTCTGCATCGGCGAGGACCGGCTGCAGGTTATCGAATCGCGCAGCTATCGCGACAATCCGCCCGCGTGCAAATACGCGACGCAATCGGGGCCGATGCTGGTGATCGACGGGGCTCTGCATCCGAAGTTTCTGCCCGACAGTGATAGTCTGAACATCCGTAACGGGGTGGGTGTGTCTGCCGATGGCCAGCACGCGTGGTTCGCCATTTCCGAAACGCCGGTGAACTTCCACCTGTTCGCGCGCCTGTTCCGCGACAAGCTGGGCGCACGCAATGCGCTTTATTTCGATGGCAAGATCTCGCGGTTGGTCGATCCGTCGGAAAACCGCGCCGATTTCGGTGTGCCGATGGGGCCGATTGTCGGGCTGGTGCGCGCGGCCAAGCCTGCTGCATCACAGTCTGAATAAGGGCCGGATAGGGGCCGGTTGACCATCCGTCCCCCTTCGGCTAGCAGGACGCCTTGCAAACGGGCGCAAGCGAAGGGCGGACAAGGCAATGGCACGTAAAAAAGGTCGCGATGTTTCGGGCTGGCTGATCATCGACAAGCCTGCGGGGATGACCTCGACATCCGTTGTCAACAAGGTGCGTTGGGCGCTTGGCGCGAAGAAGGCGGGCCATGCGGGCACGCTGGACCCTGCGGCAACGGGGGTTCTGGCCGTGGCTCTGGGCGAGGCCACGAAGACTGTGCCCTATATTACCGATGCCGATAAATGCTACCGTTTTCAGGTGCGTCTTGGGGCGGCCACGAATACCGATGATGCCGAGGGCGAGGTGATCGAGACCTCCGAGACGCGCCCGAGCGATGACGAGATCCGTGCCGCTCTGCCGCAATTCACCGGCGATATCATGCAGGTGCCGCCGCAGTTTTCCGCCGTGAAGGTGGATGGCGAGCGTGCCTATGCCTTGGCCCGTAAGGGCGAGGAGATGGAGCTGGCAGCGCGCCCCCTCTGGGTCGAGAGCCTCGAACTGGTCTCGCGCGTGGATGCCGATACGATCGAGCTTGAGATGGTCTGTGGCAAGGGCGGTTATGTGCGCTCGATCGCCCGCGATCTGGGGCAAGTGCTGGGGTGCTTGGGCCATGTGCTCTGGCTCCGGCGCGAATGGTCCGGCCCGTTCGAGGCGGCGCAGGGGGTCAGCCTTGACGAGGTTGACCAGCTTGCCAAGACGCCCGAGCTTGATGCCAAGGTCCTGCCGCTGGAGATCGGTCTGGCCGACCTGCCCGAGCTGAAATGCACCCCCGATGGCGCGGTCCGTCTGCGCAATGGCAATCCGGGCATGGTTCTGGCCTCGGCCTGCGAATATGGCGACGAGGCTTGGGTGTCCTATGAGGGCGTGCCCTTGGCCGTGGGGGTCTACAAGGCGGGCGAATTGCACCCGAGCCGCGTGTTCAACCTGTAACCTGACGGGCCGGTGGATCTCCTCCGGCCTTTTCCTTGGCGAGAGGATGCCCCATGATCACGCGTGAATTCCTGAAAGGCGATGCGGCCTCGGTGGCGGTCTATTCCGACGACGAGCAGTATCGTTATCTTCTCACCCGTGTCTGGGACCCCGAGGGGCCGAGGGCGCTGTTTGTCATGCTCAACCCCTCGACCGCGACCGAGGTGCAGAACGACCCGACCGTCGAACGCTGCGAGAGGCGCGCGCGGGTTCTGGGCTTTGGTGCCTTTCGGGTGACCAATATCTTCGCCTATCGCGCGACCGATCCCAAGGTGATGCGCGCCCAGCCCGACCCTGTCGGCCCCGAAAACGACCGTGCCATTCTGGAGAGCCTCGACTGGGTGTCCGGCCCGCAGGACCGTGTGATCTGCGCATGGGGGGCGCATGGGGCGCATCTGGGGCGCGGAGCGGCGGTGGAGGCGCTGCTGCGCGGGGCGGATCGGGCGCTCTATCATCTTGGGTTGACGCAGGCCGGTGCGCCGAAACATCCGCTCTATATCGGTTATGCGCAGCAGCCGGTGCTCTGGGCCTGACTTAACCATCCGTGTATTTTTCATCACCACCGCTTATTTTGCCCTTAGGGAATCCGCGGGTGTTGCTGTAATGTTCTCGCGCGCAGGTGCCGCGAGGAGAATGGGATGTTGTTCTTTACAGGGTTGGTCGGTCTGTTGATGGCCGGTGCAGGGGCGGCTTTTGTGGGCAGTCACCGTTCGGAGGACACGGAGGAGGACCATCTTGCCGCTCCCGAAGCGGACGAGGCTCTGGCCGATGCGGTGGCCGAAGACCAGATCCTGTCCGGCAGTGCGGAGGATGACCATGTCAGCGGGGCCGGGGGCGATGACCAGATCAACGGCTATGGCGGGAATGACAGCCTGTATGGCGGTGCGGGCGACGACCAGCTTTGGGGCAGCGAGGGCGATGACGCCCTTTGGGGCGAGGCGGGAGAGGACACTCTGTCGGGAGAGCGTGGCGATGACAGCCTGCGGGGCGCGGACGGGGCGGATCTTCTGCGTGGCGGGCCGGGGCAGGACACGCTGTCGGGTGAGGCGGGCGAGGATTGTCTGCAGGGCGGCGAAGGCGATGATCTCCTTTCGGGGGGCGCGGGCGATGATGTCCTGCAAGGCGGGGCGGGGCAGGATACGCTGCATGGCGGGGCCGGTGCGAACGAGCTGGATGGCAATGGCGGCGATGATCTTCTGATCGGTGCGTCCGATCCCGAGGAGGATCAGGATGGCGCGGATTATCTGAATGGCGGCACGGGGGCCGACACGCTTGTGGCGGGCAGCGGCGACAGCCTCTCTGGCGGGGAAGATGCGGACAGTTTTGCACTCGGGTCCTGGATTTCAGCCGATCGCCCTGCCGTGATTTCCGATTTCGATGCGCAAGAGGACCGTCTCCTTGTGGTCTATGATCCGGCGCAGTCGCTTTCGCCCAGCCTGACACTGGAAGAGGATGCACAGGGCACATGGGTGACGCTTGACGGCCAGCGCGTGGCGCAGGTGCAGGGGGCAGAGGGGCTCTCGCTGGAAGATCTGCAACTGGTTACCCGCGCTGTTTTCGAACAGCAGACCGGCTTTGGCTGATTGCCCCTTTATTTTTGAGCGGATTCGGTGTAAAGGCGCCCATCGCTTTTGCAAGAGAGCGTGTTTTATGGACCCTGCTGGACGACATCCCGGCTTGTGCCCCCACCCTTAACCAAGGAGATTCCGATGTCGATCACCGTCGAAGACAAGAACGCCCTGATCAAAGAATATGCAACCAAAGAAGGCGACACCGGTTCGCCCGAAGTGCAAGTTGCAATCCTGACCAAGCGTATTGCCAACCTGACCGAGCACTTCAAAACCCACAAGAAGGACAACCACTCGCGTCGTGGCCTTCTGATGCTGGTTGCTCAGCGCCGTAAGCTGCTGGACTACCTGAAGGGCAAAGAAGAAGCACGTTACCAATCGCTCATCGAGCGTCTGGGTATCCGTCGCTAAGCGCCTCGCGCTGGTCTGTAAGGATCGGGACGCCCGCTGGTTTCAGCGGGCGTTTTCTTTTTGCGCGGTCTGGCGAATCATTATGCAAAGATATGCTGAAAATTTTGGCATTTTGACAAAAGTGCAAATCGACCAAATCAGCCCAATATCTGATCATAATGACCAATATGGATGTGTCATCTGGTCTATTTGACTTATTTGCATGATCTGGCTGTGTGTTATGTCTTTTTTCTTCGTTTTTTGGCTGGTCCGTGCAAGAGACCCGTAACGAAAAACAGAGGGGGAATTGATGAGTATCGGTATCTGGATCAGTCTCATCGCCTATTTTGCATTGATGCTGGGCATCGGCGTTTACGCATGGCGTAAATCCACATCGAATTCCGAAGAGTATATGCTGGGTGGCCGTGATCTGCCGCCGTCGGTTGCAGCCCTGTCGGCGGGCGCTTCGGATATGAGCGGCTGGCTCCTGCTGGGGTTGCCGGGCGCACTTTACGCATCGGGTCTGGTCGAAGCCTGGATCGGCATCGGCCTGTTCATCGGGGCGCTGTTCAACTGGATCATCGTGGCACCGCGCCTGCGCGAGCAGACCGAGCGCTATTCCAACAGCCTGACCATTCCGGCTTTCCTTGCCAACCGCTTCCCGACCCATGCCACCGCGCTGCGCATGGTGTCCGCGATCATCATCGTGGTGTTCTTTGCGGTCTATACGGCGTCGGGCCTTGTCGGCGGCGGCAAGCTTTATGCCAGCGCCTTCGGCGGTGACTATATGGTGGGCGTGTGCATCACGCTGGGCATCGTTCTGGTCTATACGGTCATCGGTGGCTTCCTTGCGGTGTCGCTGACCGACTTCGTGCAGGGCTTCATCATGATGCTCGCGCTGATCATCATGCCTGCCGTGATCCTGTATATGGGGCAGGGCAATGGTGTCGATCAGGCTGCGGCACGCCTGTCGGATATGCAGGAGGGCTATCTGTCGATGACGCATGGCCTGACCGCGATTGGCTGGCTCTCGGCGATGGCATGGGGGCTGGGCTATTTCGGCCAGCCGCATATCATCGTGCGGTTCATGGCTGTGCGCTCGGTCGCGGATGTACCGAAGGCCCGTAATATCGGCATGGGCTGGATGGCAATCTCGCTGCTGGGGGCGATCGGCGTGGGGATTTTCGGCCGCGCCTATGTAGAGCGTAACGGCATCACTGTTGATGACCCCGAGACCATCTTCATCCTGCTGTCGAACCTGCTGTTCCATCCGCTGGTCACCGGCTTCCTCTACGCAGCCCTTCTGGCGGCGATCATGTCGACCGTGTCCTCGCAGCTTCTGGTTTCGGCCTCGTCGATCTCGGAAGATTTCTACCGCATCGTGCTCAATCGTACCGCCTCCGACCGCGCTCTGGTGAATGTCGGGCGTCTGGCGACGGTTCTTGTCGGCG
The sequence above is drawn from the Thioclava sp. GXIMD4216 genome and encodes:
- a CDS encoding phosphodiester glycosidase family protein — translated: MGAGPVLAASDDPCHRVEFDSAVFTVCEAEAGDDLRLWWNDPQGALIGTPDRLTEQLKPDEVLAFAMNAGMYHADRRPVGLFVEQGREERPIVTSEGPGNFGLLPNGVFCIGEDRLQVIESRSYRDNPPACKYATQSGPMLVIDGALHPKFLPDSDSLNIRNGVGVSADGQHAWFAISETPVNFHLFARLFRDKLGARNALYFDGKISRLVDPSENRADFGVPMGPIVGLVRAAKPAASQSE
- the truB gene encoding tRNA pseudouridine(55) synthase TruB, coding for MARKKGRDVSGWLIIDKPAGMTSTSVVNKVRWALGAKKAGHAGTLDPAATGVLAVALGEATKTVPYITDADKCYRFQVRLGAATNTDDAEGEVIETSETRPSDDEIRAALPQFTGDIMQVPPQFSAVKVDGERAYALARKGEEMELAARPLWVESLELVSRVDADTIELEMVCGKGGYVRSIARDLGQVLGCLGHVLWLRREWSGPFEAAQGVSLDEVDQLAKTPELDAKVLPLEIGLADLPELKCTPDGAVRLRNGNPGMVLASACEYGDEAWVSYEGVPLAVGVYKAGELHPSRVFNL
- a CDS encoding DUF1643 domain-containing protein, translated to MITREFLKGDAASVAVYSDDEQYRYLLTRVWDPEGPRALFVMLNPSTATEVQNDPTVERCERRARVLGFGAFRVTNIFAYRATDPKVMRAQPDPVGPENDRAILESLDWVSGPQDRVICAWGAHGAHLGRGAAVEALLRGADRALYHLGLTQAGAPKHPLYIGYAQQPVLWA
- a CDS encoding calcium-binding protein, translated to MLFFTGLVGLLMAGAGAAFVGSHRSEDTEEDHLAAPEADEALADAVAEDQILSGSAEDDHVSGAGGDDQINGYGGNDSLYGGAGDDQLWGSEGDDALWGEAGEDTLSGERGDDSLRGADGADLLRGGPGQDTLSGEAGEDCLQGGEGDDLLSGGAGDDVLQGGAGQDTLHGGAGANELDGNGGDDLLIGASDPEEDQDGADYLNGGTGADTLVAGSGDSLSGGEDADSFALGSWISADRPAVISDFDAQEDRLLVVYDPAQSLSPSLTLEEDAQGTWVTLDGQRVAQVQGAEGLSLEDLQLVTRAVFEQQTGFG
- the rpsO gene encoding 30S ribosomal protein S15; its protein translation is MSITVEDKNALIKEYATKEGDTGSPEVQVAILTKRIANLTEHFKTHKKDNHSRRGLLMLVAQRRKLLDYLKGKEEARYQSLIERLGIRR
- the putP gene encoding sodium/proline symporter PutP; the protein is MSIGIWISLIAYFALMLGIGVYAWRKSTSNSEEYMLGGRDLPPSVAALSAGASDMSGWLLLGLPGALYASGLVEAWIGIGLFIGALFNWIIVAPRLREQTERYSNSLTIPAFLANRFPTHATALRMVSAIIIVVFFAVYTASGLVGGGKLYASAFGGDYMVGVCITLGIVLVYTVIGGFLAVSLTDFVQGFIMMLALIIMPAVILYMGQGNGVDQAAARLSDMQEGYLSMTHGLTAIGWLSAMAWGLGYFGQPHIIVRFMAVRSVADVPKARNIGMGWMAISLLGAIGVGIFGRAYVERNGITVDDPETIFILLSNLLFHPLVTGFLYAALLAAIMSTVSSQLLVSASSISEDFYRIVLNRTASDRALVNVGRLATVLVGAVAIWIARDPGSEVLGLVSNAWAGFGAAFGPLVILALTWPRMNGAGALAGLVVGAGTVIFWIYSGLAASTGLYEIIPGFVAAFVAIVVVTLITRDAGEYRAK